The DNA segment ATCCTCTCGAACGCGGGGATCTTCTGCTCCCACAGCTCGTCGACGAGGGGGTGCGCCTCCGCCTCGGCCAGGACGTCCTCCTTGCGGTTCCTGCCGAAGAAGCTGCCGTCCTGCAGCTGCCGCGCGAAGCCGGTGTCGGGCATGCCGCCGCGGAAGACGAGGTCGCGGTAGACGTCGCTGACGCCCTCCCACGGGTTGATCGCCGCCAGGTGCGGCGGCTGCTCCGCCGCGGTGAACCACTGCGAGACCGCGAGGTAGGACGTGCCGGACATGCCGACCTTGCCGGTGCACCACTCCTGCTCGGCGAGCCACTCGATCAGGTCGTGGCAGTCGCGGCCCTCCTGGCGATCCCAGAGCACGCTGTCGCCCTCGGAGTCGACCACGCCGCGCACGTCCGGGTTGCAGATCGCGTAGCCGCGGGCGCACCAGTACGCCGGGTCCGGGCCCTCGAACTTCTCCAGCCCGGAGACGACGCCGTTGTCGAGGCCGACCAGCCCGAAGACTCCCATCACGCTGGGCGAGCTGCCCTGACCCTTCCCGTACGGGCTCCACGCGACGATCACCGGGACCGGCTCCGAGCCGACTGGGCGGAACACGTCGACGTGGATCGTCACTCCATCGCGCAGCGTCACAGCGACGTCCTTCTCGAGCACGACGTCGACCGGCAGCTCCCGGAACGGCGGGGCGAGGCGGAAGCCTGCCTCCAGGACGCGGGCACCGGGCTCGAACGCGGTGAGCACTCCGCTGCGCACGGCGGGCAGCGGGTGGGAGGCGGTGTAGATCTTCTCGGTCATGGCGTGCTCCAGGTTCTGGCGATCGTGCGGTGAGTCCTCCGTGGGCTCGCGTCGGGCCGAGCGTACGTCCGATCGGTCACGAACTCAACAGGCGTTGAGAACATGAGCACGGCGAGGTAGCGTCGGAGCATGAACGAGACTCCGCGGTCGGCACGCCCCGGTCGACGCCCCGGCTCCGCCACCACGAGGGGCGCCGTGCTGACGGCGGCTCGGGCGAGCTTCGCCGCTGACGGCTACGCCGGAACGACCATCCGCCGGATCGCGACGGATGCCGGAGTCGACCCGTCCCAGGTCATGCAGTTCTTCGGCTCGAAGGACGAGCTGTTCGCCGCGGTGATGGCGGTCCCCGCCTCCGCGCTGCACCGCTTCGACACCGCCTTCGACGGCGCCGACGAGCACCTCGGCGAGCGGGTCGTCCGCGCCTACCTCGAAGCCTTCGAGGGCGACGACGCGGAGTCGGAGCCGCTGATGGCGATGCTCCGCGGCGCCGTCACGAACGCGCAGGCGAGCGAGACCCTGCGGGACTTCATCCAGTCCCGGCTCACCCACGGCACGGCCGGCCGGGGCGAGGACGCGACGCTCCGCGCAGGCCTCGCCGCCTCGATGCTGATCGGCGTCGTCGTCGGCCGCCGCGTCGTCGGCGTGCCGGCCCTGCTCGCCGCGGATCTCCACCGGATCGTCGCCACGGTCGGACCGGTCATCCAGCAGCTGCTCGCCCGGGAGGCGACGACGGTGTGACGCTGACGCTTTCCCCGGCTCGCAAGCGTCCCGCTCACCCATCCCCATACGGACGCAAGCCGCGCAACGAGCAGAGATACATCTTTCCGGATGTCGTCCCCATCCATACCCCACGAAACCGTCGATGCTGTCGAGGATCGATTGCTAGACGCGATGCGCGCAAGTGACGTCGATGCCCCTCGCTTCAAAGCCCGGATGACGATCCCCTAACGGAACGCTGATCAGTCAACCTTTCAACGATCTGATGACGTTCGCTGTACTCCTGATGCAGGCGGCAGCACGGAGTGCTTCACTGACCCGCATGACGCACAGACGAACAGGACGAGCGACGTCTCTCGTCGCCGCGGCCGCCATCGCGCTGAGTGTCAGCGGTTGCACCGACATCACATCGAGCTCGGCAGGATCCTGCTCGCCCAAAGTGGTCGAACTTCATGAGTCATCTCTGCATCCCACCGGAGTCGTCCACCTCAGCGCCGACTTCATCTGGGAGACCTGCGAGGACACCGGAGGCACGAGCCGCGCCGCCTCAGACGTCACGGTCACCATCACCCCCTCCGCAAGCGGCGAGGAAATACTGCTTGGCCGACCGATCCCGAAGGGCGAACGGTCGACGGTCGACGCATCCTTCGACCTCCCCGCCGATCTGCAAACCGGCCCCGCCATACTCGCCCTGCGCACACACAGCGGTGACACGATCGACGTCGAACTACCGATCGACATCACCACAGCGCCCGCCACCTGAACCCAGCCTCGCGGCCGAAAAGATACGACCGGTGAGCGATCCCCCTACGGAACGGTTCAGTGGCGCCCGCGTCGCGTGTGTAGGGGACCTTGAACATCTAAATGCTCACGGTCGTCTGCACGAGTGGCGCGGTGGCGCGAAGAGTTGTGCAGGCGACCGTGAGAAACGACACCACGCCTCGAAAGCGTCCGGTGAACAACCGGCTATCGGACGCTCGCTTCGCCGAATGACGCCTCTGCATCGCGGCTTCATGGAGCGTGAGGGAGAGTCCTGGTGGAAGGCGCGGGACGATAGCCACTTGCGGCAGGCTCACCGACCGCAACGGTGCAGCCTGGTTCATCGACGTCATCGTCCTCTGGGGCTGACCGAGCAAGACACCGAGTTACTCAGTGCCCGAGCAGCATGCTGTTGCGGGCCCTGATCTGCTCCTCGGTCGCGGGGAAGTAGCTGCTGACGCCGATGTGCTCGGCGTTGTGCTGGATCTCATCGACGACCGGTCGGAGTGCCTGCTCGTAGGCGGCGAACGCCTGCTCGACATCGCCATCCGCCGCACGGAAGGCGTCGAAAAGCGCTGTGGCGCCGATTATGGCGAGCGACCCTCCCATGCCCGCGGCAGGCGATGCGCAGTAGCCGGCGTCGCCGACGAGCGCGACGTGTCCTGATGTCCACGCCGGCATCTTGATCTGGCTGAGCTTGTCGAAGTAGAAGGTCTCGACGTCCAGCGCCTGGTCGACGTGATCCGAGAACGGCGGGCCGGCCTGCAGAAGGTGCTCGCGGAGGATGCTCTTCTGCTCCTCCTCGTCGTGGTGGTCGTACGGGATCTCCTTCTCGGAGCGGAAGCCGAGAACGAGTTCGGTGGTGGAGTCGTACGAGTTCACCAGCATCGTCACGCCCGGAGAGGTCGTGATCCGAGTCGTCTGAGGGGCGATGATCAGGCTGTCGAGGGTCGCGATGGAGAAGTACGTCTGGAGGAAGTGGCTGTAGAGCGCTTCCTGACCGAAGTGCAGTCGGCGCACCGTGGAGTGATTGCCGTCGCAGCCGAACACCAGGGAGAAGTTCCTCTCGGTGCCGTCACGGAAGGTGACGCGGAGGCTCTCCTCGTCGAGCTCGTGCAGCGACGCGATGGAGTTGCTCCACAGCATCTCCACCTCGCCCTCCGTCGCCGCGGCGAGGACGTCGAGCAGATCATCACGGTGGATCTCGTAGCCGTCGCCCACCGCGTCCGCTGCGGGCGGCTCGGGGTCGATCCGTGCAATGAGGTCCCCTTCCGGCGTCGTGAACTCCGTCACGCGAGGAGCAAGTGCCTTCGCCGAGATCTGCTCGAGCAGGCCCATCCGCTCGACGATCGCGATGGTGTCGTCGCGGATATCGACCGGGGTGCCTCCTCGCTTCAGGCCGGATCCGATCTCAACGATCGTGACCTCGTAGCCGAGCCGGCGCATCCAGAGCGCCGTCGCGAGCCCCGCGAAGCTCGCTCCCGAGATGAGCACTCGCCTCTGCCTGTGCGCGTTCATCGGACATCCTCGTTCCCCGGCTCCCGCCGAATGTGTAGTGACTCGAACTTCGTCACCGTAACAGAAACTTTGAGTCACTCAACTCTTCATGGCAGACTGGAGGAATGGGGGAAGCAGGCACGGTCGTCGCGTCGGGACTTCGAGAGCGCAGGAAGCGAGAGACCCGCGCGCGCCTGGGCGACGTCGCAGCGCGGCTCTTCGCTGAGCACGGGTACGACGAGGTGTCCATCTCGGACGTCGCGCGTGCCGCTGCCGTCTCGGATCAGACGGTCTACAACTACTTCCCGACCAAGCCCGATCTCGTCTTCGATCGAGCGGACGAGGTGCTCGAGAGGATCCGAGCCGCGGTCGCCGAGCGAGGCGCCCCGCAGTCCCCGGCCGACGCGATGCGCGCCGTCGTCCTCGAGGACATCGATCGGTACGTCGAGGAGGATCCGGCCCTGGCACGAGGGGAGTTCCCCGCTCAGTGCAGACTCAGCACAGTGCTCCGGCGCCGGGCTCTGGAGTTCTACAGCGACGCCACGACCGCGGTTGCAGCGGAATTGGCTGGCACGGGGATGGACTCGATGACTCGGCGTGCTCAAGCAGCCGCACTCGTCGCGGTCGTGCAGCAGACCACCGAAGCCATCGGCGACGCGGTCCTCACCGGTGCTGATCGGGAAGCGACCCGCACGCGTTTGACGAAGGCGAGCATGGCGGCGCTCGACCATCTGTCGGCTTGGTGGCGCACGGAGCTGACCGACCAGCCGCCGTCTCGGTGATCCATCGGCTGACGGACGTTTTGGGTGGTGCTCCTGACCCGTCGATAGCCTGAAGCGATGGTCCTGCTGAGCCGATATCTGTTCGCGATCTCGATCACTGTTCTTCTCGGCGTCCTCATGCTCGGTGACCGCCTGCCCGAATGATGCGCGCCGGTCTCCACAGCTCTTGCAGTCGCGGGCGCCCTCGTCTTCCTGTTCTCTCTCATCGACGCCCGTCGGCGTCAGAACGACACGGACCGCCGAGCCGTCCTTCAGCAGGGCGCCGAGCCGGAAAGGCGTCGGTGATCTCCGGCTCTCCTGAGGCGCGGGTGCTCGCTCCGCGTCGTGCTCGACCTCTAGTGTCGGCAGCGATGGGCGCGCAGTGCCCCCGCTGAGGGGATCACATGTCTTCGCTCTCGCGCGGCGCCGTCCGGCGCTCGCTCGCTCTCGCCGCCGCCGTCCTGGTCGCCGCCACCGCACTCGCCACGCCCTCCGTCGCAGACCCGGACAGAGGGACCGGCACCGTCACCGGCCACCTCATCCTGGAAGGCACACCGAACACTCCGCCCCCCGCAGGCACGGAGGTGGTCACCTACAACACGTTCGATCCGATCGGCTACTCCGCGACGACCGCCGACGACGGCACCTTCACCTTCGACGGGCTGGCCGCCGGTACGTACTCCGTCAGAACGGAGTACGAAGACGGCGTCCACGTCCCGATCGACCTGGGGTCGGACACGATCCGCGACGGCACCGGTGACTCCTTCCCTCTCACAGCAGGCGGGACGCTGACTCTTCCCGACTACGTGCTCCCGATCGGCGGCTCCATCAGCGGCCACGTCGACACAGACGACGGGAAGCCGATCGTCGTGTCCGCCTACCAGGGCCCCTTTCGCGGCTACTTCTCCACGACGACCGACGCGAACGGCGACTACACCGTCGGCGGCCTCGAGCCCGCCGACTACATCATCGGCTTCGACGATCGAGGCCCTGACGCCACCTACAAGAAGTGGTGGCCCGACTCCCCCGACATGAACGGCGCGCAGACCCTCACCATCACGCGACTCGGCCAGACCATCACCGGCATCGACGGCGACCTGCGCACCGTGCGCACCAACCCGCTCGACTCCGCCCCCTGCCTGGACCGCTCGAAGCTCACCCTCGCCAAGGCCACCGCCGCCGCCCGCGCCTACCTCCGCAGCCACCACGACCTCGACGCACTGAAGACCCTCACCCGCGCCGACGTGAAGCAGTACCTCGCTCGCTGCGCCTGAGTACGTCCCGACCGAGAAGCGGCCGCCGGCACCATGCCGGCGGCCGTTTCGTCGTGAACGACGGGTCGGTGAAGACGATCGGCTCACGGTGACCGGTCAGCGATGGCCTGCCGATCGCTCACCAGGCGAGCCGGCGGTCGTCCTCGAAGACCGCGCCGGTCGGGCCGTCAGCGGGCAGGGTTGCCAGGCGGACGGCGACCGCCGCGCCTTCGTCCGGTGTCCTGCTGCCGCGGAAGTCGTTGAAGTCAGTGGCGACGTGCCCCGGGGCCGCGCCGTTGATCTTCAGCGTCGTGGCGGCGAACTCGCGGGCGTAGTGCACGGTCAGCGCATTGAGGGCGGTCTTCGAGCTGGAGTAGGCCATGGAGGGCTGGCCCACCCAGGCGCCCTCCTCGCCGAGCGAGCCGCGCTTGCTCGTGATGTTCACCACCCGCCCATCCTCCGCCCGGGTGAGGAGCGGCAGGAACGCCGTCATCATCCGCACGACGGCGAAGACGTTGACCTCGTACACGCTCCTGATGTCGTCGACTGTCTCCTCGGTCGGCGTCGGCAGGTGATCCATCGGGTGGAAGGTGAGCGTGTTGACGCCGGCATTGTTCACCAGCACGTCGAGACGCCCGAACTCCTCCGCGACGCGCGCCGCGAGGGCATCGACGTGGTCCTGCCGGGTGACGTCGAGAAGGACGGGCCGGACGTCGCCGTCGAGGGTCCCCGCCGCGTCCCGGCCGGCGTCGACGCTCCTCGCTCCGAGCAGGACGGTGAACCCCTGCCTTGCGAGGCCGCGCGCGATGGCCAGGCCGATGCCCTTGTTGCCGCCGGTGACGAGGGCGAGCTTCGTCGCAGAATCTCCGAGTGTTGTCATGTCAACACTCTGCGCTCCGGCCGTTGTCGTGTCAACACCGGCGCCGTAGGCTGGGCGGATGACCGCACCGCTGAGCGAGCAGGAGCAACTTCTCTGGCATGCGTGGAAGATCGCAGCGGACCAGGTCCGGCAGCGCGTCGCCGAGGAGATCAAGACCGGCACGGGTCTCTCCGACCCGGACTTCGGCATCCTGACGCGCCTGGTCGAGCTCGGCGGCGGGGAGCTCCGCCAGAGCGACCTCGCCACCTCGATGCAGTGGCATCGCAGCCGGCTCTCGCACCAACTGACCCGCATGGAGCAGCGCGGTCTGCTCGGTCGTCGGAGCGCGGACGCCGGCGTCCACGTGCAGATCACCGATGAGGGGCGGGATGCCGTCCGCGCTGCCCGGCCGATCCACGCCGCCGCTGTCCGCAGGCACCTCGTCGATCGCACCGACGGCATCGATCGCGCGACCCTGATGCAGGTGCTCGAGCGGCTCGCGCAGGACTCCTCGCCGTCCCGATGAGGAATCCCCTCACGGGACAAGCGCGCCGGCTTGGACTGGGGTGACGAGTTCTCATCGGACTCACTTCGCCCACCGCTCGACTCGACAGACGCGCCGGCCCTGAGCTCGCTGGTCAGAGGTCTCGTCGGGCGGTGAGCGGCTCGGGGCCGAGAACCTCCAGCAAGGCGAGGTTCTCGGCGTCCCGTGAGCCTGCCGGCGCGGTGTAGAGCACGAGATGCTGGTCGCGTTCGGTGATGGCGAGGGAGTCGCAGTCGACGGTGATCGCCCCCACGGGTGTACGGCGGAACGTCTTCCGCAGGGGTGGCGGCGTCTGGACGTCGTGCCGTCTCCAGAGCCGTGCGAACTCGGCGCTGCCGGCAAGGAGGTCCTCGATCAGTTCCGCGACGACGGGGTCCGAGGGATACGTGGCGTGAGCGCTGCGGAGCTGCGTGACGACGCCCTCTTGGAACGCGATCTCGTCCGAGATGCCGTAGATCGCTTCCGGTGGCTGCTCTGCGGCGAGGAAGGTCTTCCTCGCGAGGTTGCGGTCGCGCGGCGGCAGCAACGAGAAGTCCTCCATGAGGGCTGCTGCGAGATCGTTCCACGCGAGCACCTCGAAGGTGGCGGACAGGACGATGCCGGCGGTGTGCGGGAGTCGTTCGAGGAGCGCGAGGACGCTCGGTCGAACGTCGCGACGGTGCAAGCCCGACGGGGTCGGAGCGGTGCCGGCGAGCCGGTGCAGGTGGTCGGACTCCTCGGACGTGAGACGGAGAGCACCAGCGATACCACCGAGGACGACGTCCGAGGGTCGAGGAGCGCGGCCCTGTTCGAGACGGGCGTAGTACTCGGTGGAGATGTGCGCGAGAACGGCGATCTCCTCCCGGCGCAGTCCCGGTGTTCTGCGGCGTGGTCCCGACGGTAATCCGACGTCCTCCGGCCGAAGACGCTCGCGGCGACTTCGGAGGAACGCTGCAAGCTCACCCTTGTCCATGCTCCCCAGTGTGCGCCTGAGCCGGCGATGGATCCTCGTACCGTTTGTGCCTGGATGCGGATTCTTCGGGCGGCGACGGTGTTCGTATGACACACACCAACGAATCCACAGCGATCGGCCTGCTGACCGGCAAAGTCATCTTCATCACCGGAGCCAGCCGTGGCATCGGCGCCGCAGCGGCTCGCCTCTTCGCCGGCGAGGGTGCCGCTGTCGTGCTGGCGGCCCGCAACACGAAAGCGCTCGGCTCGATCGTCGACGAGATCCGCGGTCAGGGCGGCACGGCTGATGCCGTTGCCATGGACCTCGCTGACCGGGCGAGCATCCGCGCCGCCGTGGACCACGTCGAGGAGCTCCACGGACGCCTCGACGGCGCCTTCAACAACGGCGGCGTGAACCAGCAGAACGTCGGTCCCCTCGACACCACTTCCGACGACGACATCGACGAGCAGTTCGCGGTGAACTTCCGTGCTCACTGGGTCGGGATGCTCGCCGAAGCAGCCCTCATGAGGAGATCCGGAGGAGGTGCGATCGTCAACACCTCCAGCATCGGCAGCCGCCGCGCCGTTCCGCCCCTGCCCGCCTACGGGGCGATGAAGCGAGCACTGAACAGCATCACCGAGACCGCGGCCGTGACCTGGGCCGGGGAAGGCATCCGCGTCAATGGGATCACGCCAGGTGGAACCGCAACGGAGATGATGGACGAGTGGGAGAAGAGGACGCCGGGCATCATCGAGGCGAACAACGCAGCCAGCCCCCTCGGCCGCATGGCGACCGCCCTCGAGGTCGCCGAAGTCGCCGGATTTCTCCTGAGCGACCGAGCCTCAGCCGTGACGGGCGCCATCGTGCCCGTCGACGGCGGCGCCGGCGCCTGAGGCAGGGGGAACGCACATGACCGACACAACCACCGACAACGGATCGACCCGCGGTAGCGGACCCTCTTGGACGGACCTCAGCGGCCAGGTGGCGGTCGTCACCGGGGCCAGCCGAGGGATCGGGCAAGCGATCGCAATCCGACTCGGCCTCCTCGGCGCCAGCGTCGTCGTGAACTACTCACGCGACGCAGCAGGAGCAGCAGACACCGTCGCCGCCATCACGGTAGCCGGCTCCAACGCCGTGGCCTTCCAGGCCGACGTGTCGGATCCGAGGCAGGTCGACTCGCTGTTCAACTCAGCGCTAGCGCGGTTCGGAGGTGTCGACGTCGTCGTGGCGAACGCCGGTATCGATGAAACCGGCGGACCGATCGTCGACGTCACCGAAGCGGATTACGACCGGATGTTCGGCGTCAACGCCAAGGGTGCGTTCTTCACGCTCCAGCAGGCAGCACGCACGGTGAACCGGGGCGGAACGATTCTCTACATCGGATCGGGTTCCGTACTGCGACCCGTCGCAGGGTTCGGGCTCTACGCGTCCAGCAAGCTGGTCGGCGGGTACCTCACCGGGGTGCTTGCTCAGGAGGTCGGAGGGCGTGGCGTGACCGTCAACACCATCATCGCCAGCGCGACGGACGGCGCCGGGTACTTCGCCGCCGCGTCCGATGATGACCCGCTCCGCACGCTGGTGCAGACCGCCAGCCCCCTCGGATCGAGGATGGGCTCGGTCGATGACGTAGCCGACGCGGTCGAGTTCTTCGTCGGCCCGCTCGCACGCTGGGTCAGCGGCGGTGAACTCCTCGTCAGCGGCGGACAGAACTGAAGACGGCACAGCTGATCACGACCCCGCTCGAGCGTCGTGCCCGAGCGGGGTCTCCAACCCGCGATTCCTGACCGTCCTCAGCCGTCGCTCGAGAGGCCCCCGAGTGCGATACCTCTGCCTGTTGTGCAGATGACCTCGAGCATCTGAATTTTCACGGTCGTCTGCACGGGTGCCTCGACGTCGCGATCAGTCGTGCAGGCGATCATGAGAAACGACAGGCACATCCCGCTCGGCGAACTGATGCGGTGAGCGACCCCCATACGGAACGCCGCCCGCCAAGGGCAAATCCGGCTCAACGGTCTCGACGACGCACTCTCGACACGTGTACAGGGATTCCAGCTCCGGGCTTCGCCGGCAGGTACCCGTAGTTGTCCGCCCACAGCTCCGGCTCGCTCGCGCGGTCGATCCAGCGCAGCGAGTACACCCGCCCACGGATGTCGACCGAGGCTGCGAGAAGTTCATCGAAGAACGACTCATCATCTAGCTGGAAACCGTCCTCGTACAGCGGGCCCACACGCGGATGAGATTCATCGAAGGCAGCGTCGTAGAAGAACGTCCACGCGATCCCCCAATGCGGATCACTCAACTCCCGCCTCCACCACGGGCCGCTGGCCACGAGGTGAGC comes from the Rathayibacter festucae DSM 15932 genome and includes:
- a CDS encoding TetR/AcrR family transcriptional regulator, which encodes MNETPRSARPGRRPGSATTRGAVLTAARASFAADGYAGTTIRRIATDAGVDPSQVMQFFGSKDELFAAVMAVPASALHRFDTAFDGADEHLGERVVRAYLEAFEGDDAESEPLMAMLRGAVTNAQASETLRDFIQSRLTHGTAGRGEDATLRAGLAASMLIGVVVGRRVVGVPALLAADLHRIVATVGPVIQQLLAREATTV
- a CDS encoding SDR family oxidoreductase, whose translation is MTTLGDSATKLALVTGGNKGIGLAIARGLARQGFTVLLGARSVDAGRDAAGTLDGDVRPVLLDVTRQDHVDALAARVAEEFGRLDVLVNNAGVNTLTFHPMDHLPTPTEETVDDIRSVYEVNVFAVVRMMTAFLPLLTRAEDGRVVNITSKRGSLGEEGAWVGQPSMAYSSSKTALNALTVHYAREFAATTLKINGAAPGHVATDFNDFRGSRTPDEGAAVAVRLATLPADGPTGAVFEDDRRLAW
- a CDS encoding carboxypeptidase-like regulatory domain-containing protein encodes the protein MSSLSRGAVRRSLALAAAVLVAATALATPSVADPDRGTGTVTGHLILEGTPNTPPPAGTEVVTYNTFDPIGYSATTADDGTFTFDGLAAGTYSVRTEYEDGVHVPIDLGSDTIRDGTGDSFPLTAGGTLTLPDYVLPIGGSISGHVDTDDGKPIVVSAYQGPFRGYFSTTTDANGDYTVGGLEPADYIIGFDDRGPDATYKKWWPDSPDMNGAQTLTITRLGQTITGIDGDLRTVRTNPLDSAPCLDRSKLTLAKATAAARAYLRSHHDLDALKTLTRADVKQYLARCA
- a CDS encoding SDR family NAD(P)-dependent oxidoreductase, which codes for MTHTNESTAIGLLTGKVIFITGASRGIGAAAARLFAGEGAAVVLAARNTKALGSIVDEIRGQGGTADAVAMDLADRASIRAAVDHVEELHGRLDGAFNNGGVNQQNVGPLDTTSDDDIDEQFAVNFRAHWVGMLAEAALMRRSGGGAIVNTSSIGSRRAVPPLPAYGAMKRALNSITETAAVTWAGEGIRVNGITPGGTATEMMDEWEKRTPGIIEANNAASPLGRMATALEVAEVAGFLLSDRASAVTGAIVPVDGGAGA
- a CDS encoding helix-turn-helix transcriptional regulator; protein product: MDKGELAAFLRSRRERLRPEDVGLPSGPRRRTPGLRREEIAVLAHISTEYYARLEQGRAPRPSDVVLGGIAGALRLTSEESDHLHRLAGTAPTPSGLHRRDVRPSVLALLERLPHTAGIVLSATFEVLAWNDLAAALMEDFSLLPPRDRNLARKTFLAAEQPPEAIYGISDEIAFQEGVVTQLRSAHATYPSDPVVAELIEDLLAGSAEFARLWRRHDVQTPPPLRKTFRRTPVGAITVDCDSLAITERDQHLVLYTAPAGSRDAENLALLEVLGPEPLTARRDL
- a CDS encoding SDR family oxidoreductase, with the protein product MTDTTTDNGSTRGSGPSWTDLSGQVAVVTGASRGIGQAIAIRLGLLGASVVVNYSRDAAGAADTVAAITVAGSNAVAFQADVSDPRQVDSLFNSALARFGGVDVVVANAGIDETGGPIVDVTEADYDRMFGVNAKGAFFTLQQAARTVNRGGTILYIGSGSVLRPVAGFGLYASSKLVGGYLTGVLAQEVGGRGVTVNTIIASATDGAGYFAAASDDDPLRTLVQTASPLGSRMGSVDDVADAVEFFVGPLARWVSGGELLVSGGQN
- a CDS encoding MarR family winged helix-turn-helix transcriptional regulator — encoded protein: MTAPLSEQEQLLWHAWKIAADQVRQRVAEEIKTGTGLSDPDFGILTRLVELGGGELRQSDLATSMQWHRSRLSHQLTRMEQRGLLGRRSADAGVHVQITDEGRDAVRAARPIHAAAVRRHLVDRTDGIDRATLMQVLERLAQDSSPSR
- a CDS encoding FAD-dependent monooxygenase; this encodes MNAHRQRRVLISGASFAGLATALWMRRLGYEVTIVEIGSGLKRGGTPVDIRDDTIAIVERMGLLEQISAKALAPRVTEFTTPEGDLIARIDPEPPAADAVGDGYEIHRDDLLDVLAAATEGEVEMLWSNSIASLHELDEESLRVTFRDGTERNFSLVFGCDGNHSTVRRLHFGQEALYSHFLQTYFSIATLDSLIIAPQTTRITTSPGVTMLVNSYDSTTELVLGFRSEKEIPYDHHDEEEQKSILREHLLQAGPPFSDHVDQALDVETFYFDKLSQIKMPAWTSGHVALVGDAGYCASPAAGMGGSLAIIGATALFDAFRAADGDVEQAFAAYEQALRPVVDEIQHNAEHIGVSSYFPATEEQIRARNSMLLGH